A window of the Fibrobacter sp. UWB2 genome harbors these coding sequences:
- a CDS encoding endo-1,4-beta-xylanase, producing MKKTHALAGLVLSTALFGAGLTNAFAADETLRSLADKNGIYIGAILNSQWFGGGLPGNYEQIHKSQFNIVVAENEMKFDATEPQEGRFNYNNGDKMVRYAQQNGMRVRGHALAWHSQVPGWVNNYKNDKQKLLKVLKNHIQNVVGHWKGKVAEWDVVNEAISNNEPQWRTGSVWYQGIGPEFIDSAFVWAHAVDPDAELCYNDYNLEQGVNPKAKAGFLLEQVKRWVKNGIPIHCVGSQTHVEDTTTDKHFIGSPDSLRSLAKELAKLNVKLKITELDIGFKSGINVSKSDLERQGQTFRQYLDIILEEPNADTYLIWGVSDKWSWLGGLNRQKGLIYDDNLKPKPAFDSILVRLQTYEPPKDSAKADSTVKDSTTKDSTALDPGQSIKQFNAPNSLSLHVAGRTLFVTGLASKTTAKVDLLDLQGRPVYSTNCINGTVDLSNIAEGLYVVRVQNGSTNLTKRISIK from the coding sequence ATGAAAAAGACTCACGCACTCGCGGGTCTTGTGCTTAGCACGGCCCTATTCGGTGCAGGATTAACAAATGCCTTCGCCGCAGATGAAACCCTTAGATCCCTTGCCGATAAAAACGGAATCTACATCGGCGCGATTTTGAACTCGCAATGGTTCGGCGGAGGCCTTCCTGGCAATTACGAACAGATCCACAAATCCCAATTCAACATCGTCGTTGCCGAAAACGAGATGAAGTTCGACGCCACCGAACCGCAAGAAGGGAGATTCAATTACAACAATGGCGACAAGATGGTCCGTTACGCACAGCAAAACGGCATGCGCGTCCGTGGCCACGCCCTCGCCTGGCACAGCCAAGTTCCGGGCTGGGTGAACAACTACAAGAACGACAAGCAGAAACTGCTCAAGGTGCTCAAGAATCACATCCAGAACGTGGTCGGGCACTGGAAAGGCAAAGTCGCCGAATGGGACGTGGTGAACGAAGCTATCAGCAACAACGAGCCCCAGTGGCGCACCGGTTCCGTTTGGTACCAGGGCATCGGTCCGGAATTCATCGACTCCGCATTCGTATGGGCTCACGCTGTAGACCCGGATGCAGAACTCTGCTATAACGACTACAACCTCGAACAGGGCGTCAATCCGAAAGCCAAGGCGGGATTTTTGCTAGAACAGGTGAAGCGTTGGGTCAAAAACGGCATTCCTATCCATTGCGTGGGTTCCCAGACACACGTGGAAGACACCACCACCGACAAGCACTTTATCGGTTCGCCGGATAGCCTCCGCTCCCTCGCCAAGGAACTTGCAAAACTCAACGTCAAGTTGAAAATCACCGAACTCGATATCGGATTCAAGAGCGGCATCAATGTCAGCAAGAGCGACCTTGAACGTCAGGGACAAACATTCCGTCAATACCTCGACATTATCCTCGAAGAACCGAATGCGGACACGTATCTGATTTGGGGTGTTTCTGATAAATGGAGCTGGCTTGGCGGCCTGAACAGACAGAAAGGCCTTATCTACGATGACAATCTGAAGCCGAAGCCTGCATTCGATAGCATCTTGGTGAGACTCCAAACTTACGAACCGCCGAAGGATTCAGCAAAAGCAGATTCTACAGTCAAGGACTCCACGACAAAAGATTCAACCGCACTGGATCCGGGACAATCCATCAAGCAGTTCAATGCCCCCAATAGTCTTTCTTTGCATGTCGCCGGACGCACGCTGTTCGTGACCGGATTGGCTTCGAAAACCACCGCGAAGGTCGACTTGCTCGATTTGCAAGGTCGTCCCGTGTACAGTACAAATTGCATTAACGGAACAGTCGATCTAAGTAACATTGCCGAAGGCCTTTACGTGGTACGAGTGCAAAACGGATCCACGAATTTAACCAAACGGATTTCCATAAAATAG
- a CDS encoding flavodoxin, with product MSRSLKFSLALSAAVAASALLSACEKQDAQQSKTQPAPVAEVAPQQSKSVVVYFSQTGATKKLAQVFKEARNADEVELQLVKPFPSTYDSTIAEVRAERESKQWPALVNAKLDVDKYDTVFLGYPIMFGTFTTPIYTFLEANDLSGKVVVPFCTYGSGGRKASASELKTLEPNANVTIAYGISNKRINAEGGVEKAKEEVATFFANLETGKTEEMLMGGFSEQRPLTAEDSAVFAAATKDYAYLGLKPLSVSTQVVAGMNYLFVCEMKAFGGPATQTNVKIFKPLPGRGEPEMIVVEK from the coding sequence ATGTCTCGTTCCTTGAAGTTTTCGCTTGCTTTGTCGGCTGCGGTTGCCGCATCCGCATTGCTTTCTGCCTGTGAAAAACAGGATGCCCAGCAGTCTAAAACTCAGCCTGCACCGGTTGCCGAAGTGGCTCCGCAGCAGTCCAAGTCTGTGGTGGTTTATTTCTCGCAGACGGGAGCGACCAAAAAGTTGGCTCAGGTTTTCAAGGAAGCCCGCAATGCAGATGAAGTCGAACTCCAGCTTGTAAAGCCGTTCCCTTCGACATACGACAGTACAATTGCCGAAGTGCGTGCCGAACGCGAAAGCAAACAGTGGCCCGCTCTCGTAAATGCGAAACTCGACGTTGACAAGTACGATACCGTGTTCCTCGGTTATCCGATTATGTTCGGGACATTTACGACTCCGATTTACACGTTCCTCGAAGCGAACGATTTGAGCGGAAAGGTCGTGGTGCCCTTCTGCACTTACGGTAGCGGCGGTCGCAAGGCGAGCGCTAGCGAACTTAAGACTCTTGAACCGAATGCCAATGTGACTATCGCTTATGGAATTTCTAACAAGCGAATCAATGCCGAAGGCGGTGTTGAAAAGGCTAAGGAAGAAGTCGCGACATTCTTTGCAAATCTCGAAACGGGCAAGACAGAAGAAATGCTTATGGGCGGTTTCTCGGAACAGCGCCCGCTTACGGCAGAAGATTCTGCCGTGTTTGCTGCAGCTACCAAGGATTACGCCTATTTGGGCTTAAAGCCGCTCAGCGTTTCGACGCAGGTTGTCGCTGGAATGAACTACCTCTTCGTTTGCGAAATGAAGGCTTTCGGTGGACCGGCAACGCAGACGAATGTCAAAATTTTCAAACCGCTTCCGGGCCGTGGTGAACCGGAAATGATTGTCGTCGAAAAGTAA
- a CDS encoding fibrobacter succinogenes major paralogous domain-containing protein, whose amino-acid sequence MNYLSSALVIAFVASIASFAAPKAKKNEIKDARDKQKYRTVVIDGRTWMADNLNYNVPGSTCYREDDDNCMVYGRLYTWNAAKSACPAGFRLPTNEDFESLWKAAGGDFNAGYLIKANYGWSGETNGNDTLKFSAMPSGNMFDDGTYGNESKFAFFWSANVEGNDASVWYLSSKSMGFSYMMKPKAFGFSVRCVQ is encoded by the coding sequence ATGAACTATCTATCATCTGCTCTTGTAATAGCTTTCGTTGCGTCCATCGCATCTTTTGCCGCGCCCAAAGCGAAGAAAAATGAAATCAAGGACGCTCGCGACAAGCAGAAATACCGCACTGTCGTTATTGATGGCCGCACCTGGATGGCGGACAACTTAAATTACAATGTGCCGGGTAGTACTTGCTATAGGGAAGATGATGATAACTGCATGGTCTACGGACGCCTTTACACATGGAATGCGGCAAAGTCTGCATGCCCTGCAGGGTTCCGTTTGCCAACAAATGAAGACTTCGAAAGCTTGTGGAAAGCTGCCGGTGGCGATTTCAATGCTGGCTATTTGATTAAGGCAAATTATGGATGGTCCGGTGAAACGAACGGAAACGATACGCTCAAGTTCAGTGCAATGCCATCCGGAAACATGTTCGATGACGGCACTTACGGCAACGAAAGCAAGTTCGCGTTCTTCTGGAGTGCAAACGTAGAAGGGAACGATGCATCGGTGTGGTATCTTTCGTCAAAGTCCATGGGTTTTAGCTACATGATGAAACCGAAAGCGTTCGGGTTCTCGGTAAGGTGCGTGCAGTAA
- a CDS encoding DEAD/DEAH box helicase family protein: protein MDELKPEEQARVLIDEMLAAAGWAVVPRSEYMDVPHAQAVAEALTKGNCEADYLLFLDGKAIGVLEAKRKENLLGGVVAEQTAKYSAGALPWYQTWTKPLPFLFMCNGDKLLFCDRRDFAAGEPLEFFELKKMFTPKEVAIRAELKSEFAKMPAVPAVQTKTKAGLRQCQYDAICNLELSFKHGKKKALIVLATGAGKTFTACTAAYRLLNYTPAKKVLFLVDRNNLGKQAEGEFGTYKLTETGIPFSDEYVVQRLHNVKDIEKSHVVISTIQRLYAVLTGQTFVDTDDDESELDGDSTNDQSSVSIELPQDLKVARDTFDLIIVDECHRSIYGKWKQVLDYFNTARVVGLTATPTEEAYAFFNKNTVVEYTLEDSIRDGVNVPPRVFRIKTLVSSQGGTIGQGEHVERITLLNGSKQKKIQKEDQKYESTELDRSVVNPAQIRLVVDSFKQAIYSSLYPERLSDDPARNWKYIPKTLFFAKTDSHADNIVDAIKQSFAVEFEKVGLKLPEKFVQKITCKAGNSNQLISDFRNEKEFRIAVTVTLVATGTDVKPLEVLVFMRDINSAVLYTQMKGRGCRTMDDDKFQLATPNGTSKDCFYLVDAVGVTEHEMKLPGAASDAKFHKTLGLERLMERLAHGEVPDEYLNLFAGYLSKINNKAEQEDLSEVNKLLAPTSLYFFVSRIYDALTGKNEFSTHPLPEYKDINDANIERRELISAVINNVKVRKVLLEINRGFIKIQQEGTDSLVYSGFSIDESKKYAEIFKEFIEQNRDEVEALRIIYNSEDVAITYEMLSDLKRKLEKFNPMLNEKNLWTCYKTLSVNKVGKAGKVKDLEKDEVGLLTNLIQLVRYALGKKEQLYSLQSTSASLFELYCGQNQRVLNDNQKQVLRKIAQYVVQNGCVSAPILMQYEKPLFLQAAKLFGPQNVNTEIQNLTKFMFQ, encoded by the coding sequence ATGGATGAATTAAAGCCCGAAGAACAAGCTCGTGTTTTGATAGATGAAATGCTCGCCGCAGCCGGCTGGGCAGTTGTTCCGCGTTCTGAGTATATGGACGTTCCGCATGCACAGGCGGTTGCCGAGGCTTTGACCAAAGGCAATTGCGAAGCGGACTATTTGTTATTCTTGGATGGAAAGGCTATAGGCGTTCTCGAAGCAAAGCGAAAGGAAAATCTTCTTGGCGGCGTGGTGGCTGAACAGACGGCGAAATATTCTGCAGGGGCGCTTCCTTGGTACCAAACATGGACAAAACCGTTACCGTTCCTTTTCATGTGTAATGGCGACAAGTTGCTGTTCTGCGACCGAAGGGATTTCGCTGCTGGAGAGCCTCTGGAGTTCTTTGAACTTAAAAAGATGTTCACGCCGAAAGAAGTCGCAATTCGTGCGGAACTCAAATCTGAATTTGCGAAAATGCCTGCGGTTCCTGCTGTGCAGACAAAAACTAAAGCAGGTTTGCGCCAATGCCAGTACGATGCAATTTGCAACTTGGAACTGAGCTTTAAGCATGGCAAGAAAAAGGCTTTGATTGTCCTTGCAACGGGTGCTGGTAAAACATTTACCGCATGCACAGCGGCGTATCGTCTGCTCAATTATACCCCGGCTAAAAAAGTCTTGTTCCTGGTGGACCGCAACAACCTTGGCAAACAAGCCGAAGGCGAGTTCGGGACATACAAGCTTACGGAAACAGGAATTCCGTTTAGTGATGAGTATGTCGTTCAGCGTCTCCACAACGTGAAGGATATCGAAAAGTCCCATGTGGTGATATCTACCATTCAGCGTCTTTATGCTGTTTTGACCGGGCAAACCTTTGTTGATACCGACGATGACGAATCGGAACTTGATGGCGACTCCACAAACGATCAGTCCTCCGTAAGCATTGAACTTCCGCAAGATTTGAAGGTTGCAAGAGATACCTTCGATTTGATTATTGTGGATGAATGTCATCGCTCCATTTATGGCAAATGGAAACAGGTGCTCGATTATTTCAATACGGCTCGTGTTGTTGGATTGACTGCTACTCCGACCGAAGAAGCTTACGCGTTCTTCAACAAGAATACAGTGGTAGAATACACCCTCGAAGATTCTATCCGCGATGGCGTGAACGTACCCCCGCGCGTATTCCGAATCAAGACCCTAGTCAGTTCGCAGGGCGGGACAATCGGTCAGGGCGAACACGTAGAGCGCATTACGCTTTTGAACGGCTCCAAGCAAAAGAAAATTCAGAAAGAAGACCAAAAGTACGAAAGTACCGAATTAGACCGCAGTGTCGTGAACCCGGCACAGATTAGGCTCGTAGTTGACTCCTTTAAGCAAGCCATTTATTCGTCGCTTTACCCAGAACGTTTGAGCGATGATCCTGCCCGCAACTGGAAATATATCCCCAAGACACTTTTCTTTGCAAAGACTGACAGCCACGCCGACAACATCGTTGATGCCATCAAGCAGTCCTTTGCCGTTGAATTTGAAAAGGTGGGGCTCAAACTCCCCGAAAAGTTCGTGCAGAAGATTACATGCAAGGCAGGGAATTCCAATCAGCTGATTTCCGATTTCAGGAACGAGAAGGAATTCCGCATTGCGGTGACGGTGACGCTTGTGGCGACCGGTACGGATGTGAAACCTTTGGAAGTCCTAGTGTTCATGCGCGATATCAATTCTGCCGTACTTTACACGCAGATGAAGGGTCGCGGTTGCCGAACGATGGACGATGACAAGTTCCAGCTTGCAACTCCGAACGGAACGAGTAAGGACTGTTTCTACTTAGTCGATGCGGTTGGTGTTACCGAACACGAAATGAAACTTCCGGGGGCGGCTAGCGATGCGAAATTTCACAAAACCTTGGGACTCGAAAGGTTGATGGAACGCCTGGCCCATGGCGAAGTTCCTGATGAGTACTTGAATTTGTTTGCGGGTTATCTCTCGAAAATAAACAACAAGGCGGAGCAGGAAGATTTGAGCGAAGTTAACAAGTTGCTGGCTCCAACATCCCTGTATTTCTTTGTAAGCCGAATTTATGATGCCCTCACAGGTAAGAATGAATTCTCGACGCATCCTTTACCGGAATACAAGGACATCAACGACGCTAACATTGAACGCAGGGAGTTGATTTCTGCTGTCATCAACAATGTCAAGGTTCGCAAGGTTCTCCTTGAAATCAATCGTGGCTTTATCAAAATCCAGCAAGAAGGTACTGATAGTCTAGTTTACTCCGGTTTCAGCATCGATGAGTCCAAAAAGTATGCGGAGATTTTTAAGGAATTTATCGAGCAGAATCGTGATGAAGTGGAAGCTCTGCGCATTATCTACAACAGCGAAGATGTTGCCATTACCTACGAAATGCTCTCGGATTTGAAGCGCAAACTCGAAAAGTTCAATCCGATGCTGAACGAAAAGAATCTTTGGACTTGCTACAAGACATTGTCCGTGAATAAAGTGGGGAAGGCCGGAAAAGTAAAGGACCTGGAAAAGGACGAAGTGGGACTTTTGACGAACTTGATCCAGCTTGTGCGTTATGCCTTGGGCAAAAAAGAACAACTCTATTCTCTGCAAAGTACTTCTGCAAGCCTTTTTGAACTCTATTGCGGCCAAAATCAACGTGTGCTGAACGATAATCAAAAGCAAGTGCTCAGGAAAATAGCTCAATATGTTGTGCAGAACGGTTGTGTCTCGGCGCCAATCCTGATGCAGTATGAGAAACCTCTATTCTTGCAGGCGGCAAAACTCTTCGGCCCGCAAAATGTTAATACCGAAATCCAGAACCTGACAAAGTTCATGTTCCAGTAA
- a CDS encoding class I SAM-dependent DNA methyltransferase, with amino-acid sequence MKKQIEVKSETTLTKKVWNMADVLAAAGVGFTDYIIQLTYLLFLKMDAEKESYGLGSAIPKGNRWKDLLSLDGPDLQAKYEKILETLKSKDGLIGAIFTEAQNKIQKPAMLKKLINMIDEENWFSMEGDIKGAIYESILEKNGQDKKSGAGQYFTPRPLINAMVDVVAPKITETVADPACGTGGFLLAAYDYMKRQSNDIEKLKFLQTKALSGNDITPLVVTLASMNLYLHDVSPDTTPVKCVDSLEHEPEHLVDVILANPPFGTRPAGSVDITTMRTDLIVTTTNNQLNFLQHMMLMLKDGGRAGVVLPDNVLFADGAGETLRKKLLTEFNLHTILRLPTGIFYANGVKANVLFFVKGSPTKETWFYDYRTGIKHTLATRPLKRSDLDDFVNCYNAKNIAKRKETWSEENPTGRWRKYDVKELLARDKTSLDITWIKDKDDIEDVTLADLLANIKDEAKEIAAHSEKLAKMLKGIDG; translated from the coding sequence ATGAAAAAACAGATTGAAGTAAAATCCGAAACGACATTGACAAAAAAGGTCTGGAATATGGCCGATGTGCTGGCTGCTGCCGGCGTAGGCTTCACCGACTACATTATCCAGCTGACTTATTTGCTGTTCCTGAAGATGGATGCAGAAAAGGAATCCTACGGATTGGGTAGTGCTATTCCCAAGGGCAACCGCTGGAAAGATTTGCTTTCTCTTGACGGTCCGGATTTGCAGGCGAAATACGAAAAAATTCTTGAAACGCTCAAATCCAAAGACGGTCTGATTGGCGCAATCTTTACCGAAGCGCAGAACAAGATTCAAAAGCCCGCCATGCTTAAAAAGCTCATCAACATGATTGATGAAGAAAACTGGTTCAGCATGGAAGGCGACATCAAGGGTGCTATTTACGAAAGCATTCTTGAAAAGAACGGACAAGATAAAAAGAGCGGTGCAGGGCAGTATTTTACTCCGCGTCCGCTTATTAACGCCATGGTCGATGTTGTGGCTCCGAAAATTACGGAAACCGTTGCAGATCCCGCTTGTGGAACGGGTGGCTTTTTGCTTGCCGCATACGATTACATGAAGCGCCAGAGCAATGATATCGAAAAGTTGAAGTTCTTGCAGACAAAGGCTCTTAGCGGTAATGACATCACGCCTTTGGTGGTGACCTTGGCGAGCATGAACCTTTACTTGCACGATGTCAGCCCGGATACGACTCCTGTCAAGTGCGTCGATTCCTTGGAACACGAACCTGAACATTTGGTGGATGTCATTTTGGCGAATCCGCCTTTCGGAACGCGTCCGGCAGGTAGCGTGGATATTACCACCATGCGCACCGATTTGATTGTCACGACGACCAACAACCAGCTGAACTTTTTGCAACACATGATGCTAATGCTCAAGGATGGCGGCCGTGCGGGCGTGGTGTTGCCGGATAACGTTCTCTTTGCGGATGGTGCGGGTGAAACGCTTCGCAAAAAACTTTTGACCGAGTTCAACCTCCACACAATTCTCAGGCTCCCCACGGGAATTTTCTATGCGAACGGCGTGAAGGCAAATGTGCTTTTCTTTGTCAAGGGAAGCCCCACCAAGGAAACTTGGTTCTATGATTACCGTACAGGCATCAAACACACGCTTGCGACAAGACCTCTGAAACGCAGCGATCTTGATGATTTTGTGAATTGCTACAATGCAAAGAACATCGCTAAACGCAAAGAAACTTGGAGCGAAGAAAACCCGACTGGGCGTTGGCGCAAGTATGATGTCAAGGAACTCCTGGCCCGCGACAAGACGAGCCTCGACATAACTTGGATTAAGGACAAGGACGATATCGAAGACGTAACGCTTGCCGACCTTTTGGCAAACATCAAGGACGAAGCGAAGGAAATTGCGGCCCACTCTGAAAAACTCGCCAAGATGCTCAAGGGAATCGACGGATGA
- a CDS encoding Abi family protein: MKYLKPSLSYEQQADRLIERGLVAEKASLVDILSNISYYHFSAYLFPFKQDNSDCLKPGTSLDQIYRRYRFDRRLRCLIMDALERVETALKAKVVTVFTQKYGPFGYLDKANYNNFCDADFQKLMATIDAEVNRHIKSKEQFVTHYLDKYDEPNLPFWMVAELLTFGNILTIYRKMHRPIQQEIASEFGVPVVIMESWLLTLNHVRNICAHHARLWNRRLGIRPQIPTVKKHPEWAKISNDKPFVVLMILSQMLKKCAPKTEWRTRIETLMAEYSDLPFECIGFLADWKTHNLWKC, from the coding sequence ATGAAGTACTTAAAGCCGTCATTATCTTATGAACAGCAAGCCGATAGATTAATAGAAAGGGGGCTTGTTGCAGAGAAGGCGTCTTTAGTTGATATTTTATCCAATATCAGTTATTATCATTTTAGTGCTTACTTGTTCCCGTTCAAGCAAGATAATTCTGATTGTCTAAAGCCAGGAACGTCGTTGGACCAGATTTATCGCCGTTATCGTTTTGACCGTCGTTTGAGATGTCTGATTATGGACGCACTGGAACGTGTTGAAACGGCGCTCAAGGCAAAAGTGGTAACCGTCTTTACGCAAAAGTACGGTCCCTTCGGTTATTTGGATAAGGCCAATTACAATAACTTTTGTGATGCTGATTTTCAGAAATTGATGGCGACAATTGATGCGGAGGTAAATCGGCATATCAAAAGTAAAGAGCAGTTTGTTACCCATTATTTGGATAAGTACGACGAACCAAATTTGCCTTTTTGGATGGTCGCTGAGTTGCTGACATTTGGGAACATCTTGACGATATATCGTAAAATGCATCGCCCAATACAACAGGAAATTGCATCTGAATTTGGAGTGCCCGTTGTTATTATGGAATCTTGGTTGTTGACCTTGAATCACGTTCGTAATATCTGTGCGCACCATGCTAGATTATGGAATCGTCGTCTTGGCATTCGCCCGCAAATTCCAACAGTGAAAAAGCATCCGGAATGGGCGAAAATTTCAAACGACAAGCCATTTGTTGTTTTGATGATATTGAGCCAGATGCTAAAGAAGTGCGCTCCGAAAACAGAATGGCGAACACGCATAGAAACGCTGATGGCTGAATATTCGGATTTGCCGTTTGAATGCATAGGTTTTCTTGCCGATTGGAAAACTCACAATTTATGGAAATGTTGA
- a CDS encoding restriction endonuclease subunit S, protein MNTKLLKQKILDLAIRGKLTQQLKSDGNTADLLKEISSACHPERSAKGAKSKDLKQIIPLDKSEAPFEVPANWEWVRLGDVASDFQYGSAEKSQVEGKVAVLRMGNINRQGQIDYGDLVYTSNDAEIAKYLLNKNDVLFNRTNSPEWVGKTAIYKGEIPAIYAGYIIRIRPHFNSDYLNYLMCSDYERNWSKEVKTDGVHQSNINAQKLIAFAIPLPPLAEQQRIVAKIEEAFAEIDAIEKNKELLKTHIKQTRQKILDLAIHGKLVPQNKSDEPASVLLERITRDNPHYEKLTDVPFEIPDSWEWVKLGYLGNTNIGLTYHPNEIVDNGIPVLRSNNIVAGKLDLSNLVCVNSKILDNQLLNTGDILICARNGSQSLVGKCAIVDNSAKHFSFGAFMAVFRSEYNPFIYHYLNSEYFRDYMFEANSTQICQLTQNMLKNALIPFPPLAEQKRIVDRIEEIFKSLDEISLHLA, encoded by the coding sequence ATGAACACGAAACTCCTGAAGCAAAAAATCCTTGACCTCGCCATTCGCGGAAAGCTCACGCAACAACTCAAAAGCGACGGCAATACCGCCGACCTGTTGAAAGAAATTTCCTCTGCATGTCATCCTGAGCGGAGCGCCAAGGGCGCGAAGTCGAAGGATCTCAAGCAAATTATCCCCCTCGACAAAAGCGAAGCCCCTTTCGAAGTTCCTGCAAATTGGGAATGGGTGAGACTGGGGGATGTGGCTAGTGATTTTCAATATGGCTCTGCAGAAAAGTCCCAAGTCGAAGGAAAGGTTGCTGTTCTTAGAATGGGGAATATAAATAGGCAAGGACAAATTGATTATGGTGATTTAGTTTATACATCTAATGATGCTGAAATTGCTAAATATCTTTTAAATAAAAATGATGTTTTGTTCAATCGAACAAATAGTCCTGAATGGGTTGGAAAAACCGCCATTTACAAGGGTGAAATTCCTGCAATTTATGCAGGATATATAATTAGAATAAGACCTCATTTTAATTCTGATTATCTGAATTATTTAATGTGTAGTGATTATGAACGTAATTGGTCAAAAGAGGTGAAAACCGATGGCGTCCATCAATCAAATATTAATGCTCAAAAATTGATTGCTTTTGCTATCCCCCTCCCTCCGTTAGCAGAACAGCAGCGTATTGTCGCAAAAATTGAAGAAGCCTTCGCTGAAATCGATGCCATCGAAAAGAACAAGGAACTCCTCAAAACCCATATCAAGCAAACCCGCCAAAAAATCCTTGACCTCGCCATCCACGGCAAACTCGTCCCCCAAAACAAATCCGACGAACCCGCCAGCGTTTTGTTAGAACGAATAACACGTGATAACCCCCATTATGAGAAGTTGACCGATGTTCCCTTTGAAATCCCTGATTCTTGGGAATGGGTAAAGTTAGGGTATTTAGGTAATACCAATATAGGACTTACGTATCATCCCAACGAAATTGTTGACAACGGAATTCCTGTTTTGCGTTCAAATAATATAGTAGCAGGAAAATTAGATTTAAGCAATCTGGTATGTGTTAATTCAAAGATTCTTGACAATCAATTGCTAAATACAGGCGATATATTAATTTGTGCACGAAACGGAAGCCAATCCCTAGTCGGAAAATGCGCAATAGTTGATAACTCGGCAAAGCATTTTTCTTTCGGTGCTTTTATGGCTGTTTTTCGTAGTGAATATAATCCTTTTATATATCACTATTTAAATTCAGAATACTTTAGAGATTACATGTTTGAGGCAAATTCTACTCAAATATGTCAACTAACACAAAATATGTTGAAGAATGCGTTAATCCCATTTCCGCCATTGGCAGAGCAGAAAAGAATCGTGGATAGGATTGAAGAAATCTTTAAGTCGTTAGACGAGATTTCTCTCCATTTGGCCTAA
- a CDS encoding restriction endonuclease subunit S — translation MWCKLGNLFFHTTGKALKKANSTGIQRNYITTSNLYWCEFDLSEVRSMYFTEDELDKCTAKKGDLLLCNGGDVGRAAIWNFDYDICFQNHISRLRPKSVSLSNVFYLYVIRYNKEKGNLNGRGVGITSLSANDLLSLVVPLPPLAEQSRIVAKIEELFSTLGQMERNLV, via the coding sequence GTGTGGTGCAAGCTAGGAAATTTGTTTTTTCACACAACTGGCAAAGCGCTAAAAAAGGCAAATTCAACAGGAATACAGAGAAATTATATCACCACTTCAAATTTATATTGGTGCGAATTTGACTTGTCTGAAGTACGGTCCATGTATTTTACAGAGGATGAGTTGGATAAGTGTACCGCCAAAAAAGGTGATCTACTTCTTTGCAACGGAGGAGATGTAGGGCGTGCCGCTATTTGGAATTTTGATTACGACATTTGTTTTCAAAATCATATTTCAAGACTTCGCCCGAAATCTGTTTCTTTGAGCAATGTTTTTTATCTATACGTCATTAGGTATAATAAAGAAAAGGGAAACTTAAATGGACGTGGTGTGGGGATAACATCCTTGTCGGCCAATGATTTGTTATCTCTCGTGGTTCCACTCCCTCCGCTTGCTGAGCAATCTCGAATTGTTGCAAAGATAGAGGAACTGTTTTCTACATTAGGCCAAATGGAGAGAAATCTCGTCTAA